In Diabrotica undecimpunctata isolate CICGRU chromosome 9, icDiaUnde3, whole genome shotgun sequence, the DNA window taatgaaaaaataagggttttttcaTTATtctcggtcaattgtttatgtatatattttaatttagaaactcgcaaAATTAGAGAACTgcttaagatctacaacttttatttgaataatttttctctcaaatttataagaaacgtttttatagggaaaaaatgtttttttttttcactttttatgattgttaaaaaaaacaagcaaaaacaACCTGTACGTCTTCAAGAATGTATCACCAGCTAACTCTCATATACCTTGTATAACCTTCAAAAAGCcatataagattttttcagcttttttgtTTACAGGCCTAAAGGGCCACATATAACTATTGATATAACATATATAACTTAGAAGGATTTTGCCATGGACAGACTCACTGCTGCAATACAGTGGCGTTCCCCCAGTGCAACGTGCGACAGAGAAAAATGACGTAAAACAGTTACTGCAAATCTGTCTAATGGACCGCATTTATCGACCACCTGActttctcattggtcatttaggtcacgtcgACGGTAAATCTGGCAAATTAGAAAgggatgcagggactgctttacgTCATTTTTCTCTGTCGCTTAGATGGAACGGGCTGGTATTGAaacgatcagtctatcttgtattatatgtctatggattTTGCGTTCGAATACCAATCATtttcttctgcttttttgttaTCAACAATctatattttaatgatatatgCATCTGTCAACTTCtcaatgttttaaatatattttcactatttttttttttatttcaggtgAGTTAGCTGCTAAAAAGGCGtttacttattaaaaaaaaaacagtaagtATTATGAAATAGATAGTTACAAAGATACTAAGGTTTACCGTTGACAAAATGATAATTTTAtacatgttattaattttttaatacagtTGCTTCATTTAATTAACTGTCAATTCTTTGATTAATTATCAAACGTCAAACTGCTTGTACGAAAAGTTCGTTACTACGATGTCTGCGGCAGCGAAAATAGCTAGAGCTGCAAATATTAAGAAGATAACACCTTTATTGAATCGAGTACTGATAAAAAAAGCAGAAGCAGAGACTCACACTGAGGGTGGTATTATATTACCTGACAAGACCAACGTAAAGGTGCAAAGAGGCACTGTCGTCGCCGTCGGTCCTGGAATTAGAACCGAAAGCGGACATATCGTGCCCGTTAATGTTAATACCGGAGATGAGGTGATTTTGGCTGATTATGGTGGTACCAAAATCGAGCTGGCTAAAGACGAGGTATATTTTATGTATAGAGATCATGACATTCTGGCAAAATTGACGGATTGAAGTTGACGGTTTCCTTTTGCATTTATTCATCGGTAAACGATTGTTAAATTAGTCTTTGCTAATTTGGTATACGTTTGTaacttgataaataaataaatacccaTTTCTTCtggcatttttttattataaaggtAATTATCGTTCTTTATAATATTCATTGCTATTAAAAAACTTCATATGATGCAAGGTTTTGCTGCAAAATTCATCTTAACCCTTTCAGTCACGTTACAAATATTAAAtacaagaaataatataaattaaaattttaaacttgtTAGCTGGTTTCTAttgttttttttaaggtttttaaagAATTTGGCTATAGctcttttggttttttatttattagacaACCTGCTACAAGAACACAGTTACTTTAGATAGTAAGAGTAAAACCGCAATACAATggttagaaaataaaatacattgaATTATCACAAAAGAAAATACccaattataatattattttttatgataCATATGAAAGTAGTTGTTTTACAGAACGTAGGATCTATATTATACTACGCAAAAAATCAAGGTTATGAACTCCTCCTATGTTTTGGTCTTTGGTTATACAACCTAACACCCTCAGGTTGGAGTACATCAATATTTATATTGTTTAGTAGTTTTGTAACATCTTTGGCGTATTATACCAACAAAGTCAGAAGCAAAATCACTTTATTATCAAAATAGAAACTGTTTTCGTAATCATCATCAAATTCGTCAAGTTCGTTAATAAAGATTTCATAACATATAAAcaagaagatagaaggaaaattTTTTGGAATGGTGACATCATAAGTTTCCCTTAAATGAAGGTATATTCTTGGTACCATAGGTACCTCAGCAACTTTCCATAATAGAAGAACCTACTAGAATATAAGTTAAATTATCTTTGCTTCCTGGGAAACTGCAAAATGATTCTGGAACTCATAGCAAAGTTATTTCGTATTCATTATACTTCGCCAGTTGCTTAGGGGATTGCTTGTAGTTTCAAGCTATTACGGACTCACAAGTTGTAGACTTCTTCTACATCTGTCAGAGGCAATAAACATTTTGGACGAATTGCGGCGCTTATTTAGGCACCCTTGGGCATGAAATTCCCTCCTATCCTTCACCTTGGTTTTCCAATTTCGTACTCTTAACACTCCTAAGTCGTCTTCAGCCTGGTAAGTATGCAGAAAACTGCAAGGATTATCTACCGGTTCGCTTAGCAAATCATCCCGAATGATCAACCAAAATCGCTTGGTCAGCAAGCAAGCAAGCGATAGTATTTAAGCCTGAAAGACTTGCATACCACTTAAGAATGACATTCGGATGATACAATCCATCGAAGCGAGAAGGATTAACTCGTAAAAACAGGAATCACTCCACCACGCCCCAATGCTCCAGACTATCCTCTACCCTCCCGATAGCACTCTGATACGCCCAGTTCGGCAACTCGGCGCTCGAGAATGTGGGCCCCTCTTGCCCTTTTTGGGTTGTGTTAGTATTTTTTGTGGCTGGCGCCTTTgttagtattttattattatttttttgatggCCAAAGCcgtttttttttgggtttttttgtgatttttagaAGGCGTTGGTCAATATGTGAGGGATAGCTTATATATAGACAATCACTCGTTCCTTATCTGCGTTAGCCAGCCAATTGGATGTTACTCAACTTCTACCACGGGGAGTTGTAGATTTGGATTTTCCCTTCATTGGGATTAAAATTTTTTCGGCAGTTCCTAGTTTCTCCAGAGCTTTAGAAGGTTATTCGGTATGAAgatacaatttaacaagtttgtcAGATTTAGTCATTTTTATCCCAGTCTTTTTATTGGTTTAAAATTGACTTTTAAATCTtagtttattgttttaaaattttacctGCAACTAAAACAAACTAGGTAAACtacagaaaacttttaaaaaattgtgtGACTGTCTCTCGGAAAATTTTTAATATACTTTGTTGACTTTTCTACTCAGTTCTTTGTGGCTTTGTGGTTACtcaaatattgaaaataatatattgtACACAGAAACATATTATCACGTGAGAATGCAGTCTAATTAAAATCTTTACGATGATTacaatataataacaaaaatattacgcCGGTATTAAACTTCTTTATATAAAAGCCGACATCAATATAGCCAATTATAGTAGACTGACTCAAAGACGCATTTCtgtagtatttattattttattatagcGATCATTTTGTCGCGAGTTGTTCTTTCGAGCTTTTTCACGTTGTTTGATGAAAAATCAGGTTTTTGGAATTTACTTGTATATTTGTCAAAAATAACTTGAATTGATTTGAAAGAATATTTAGCAGtaaagaagaaattaaattaaaagtgaaactggaacaaaaccatgaagtggagatatccaggattggctagtatacctgttgaatacaaagcatgtggtgttcgtgtgtattaaggtataaaaaatacttattaaaagcttaaaacttttatacattattacattattacattattacatttattacattacatcTGATCTATGCTGGAGTCTAGGGTTGactgatagaaagatggtatTAAAAATCAATTCATtgactgatttttcataccatctttctatcagtCAATCCTAGACTCCAGCatagatcagaggtaatgtaagtcgacaaAATCTCACCAGCTCCGGGGGGTCATGTTAGATGcccccatttttagtttttattaattagcgAAGTTAacggtctattgcatttacctttgtaaattccatgaggattgtttttgttactgatgtccttccagtgtttttctgtggccaaacaatgttttttaacagctttttattaaactgatgatggaatgattcaattccgaaaagatcttctttaaaataaaagttttaagcttttaataagcattttttataccttgatacacacgaacaccacatgCTTTGTAAGAAATTAAAtgttcttcaaatttattttaaacggCATTTAAACCGATCTGGGAAGTTTCATAGAAATTATTATTAACAAACTTTATTTTCGTCAAGATacataagaatggagaaggaagacctgaacgTCACCAGTGTATACGACCCAGCAAATAACAAACAAGGgaaatatacattcaataacacGCGTGGAAAAAGATCTATGacagattatgttataaccaacagcgatatacatccatcgaaagcctttttaaaatacaaaacaaaacagGAATAAAACCACCATAAataaatcagaaatgaaacgtaTACTTTagtcagacaaataaaaagggaacactggtagggcttctcaaaacagatggaacgcCGCTGCTACGGAACACAAAaggaaatatggagaatgatcagaggacatagaaaagagatgaacgaactaataaaaatgaaacacttTCAGAAGGAAACACATGTAGACTTTCGATCCCCATTTGCTACAGGTGACagtaatgaaccaccaacaccagaagcgatcaaaaacgaagaaacaaacattGAGGAGGGAGAGGTAAAAGAagcaataaagaaattaaaaaatagaaaatcaccaggagaggacagaatacagaaggaactcctaaagtacgaagGATGAGATCTGGCAAACAGATCGAAGGCGGTTCTTGAGGTGTGCTAGTTCAGACTTGGCTTCGAGTTGTGTCCCATATCGCTTTCAGTATCGATCTTGTAAAATGGAACCAGGTTCTCTATATCAACATTGGTTTTTAGAGGAATATATAGATCCAACATGGTATCCAGATATTCACGAAAATCATTCCAATTAGTGCATTTGTTGTGTAAGCCTCGAGCTGGTTCTTTTTGAATTGTCAGTGCTGATTGTAATAATAACTGGAGAAGGTCAAACGATAGTTCAAGATAAGAGTTTGCCACAACGAATTTTAGGAATTCCTTTGTGAATTCTAAAGTCAACAAGATTAGGGATTTAAGTTCTGTAGGTTGGCCAATAAGTTGGTTCACCAGTAGAGACGAAATCAAAACTTTTCTTTCATTTTGCTTTTAATAGTTGTCTACCATTGGGTGTTATTAATCTATACTCCCATTGTATATGCTTGGCATTATAATCACCAGCCGCAATAAATTTGTTGCCAGGTGTAGTAAACAGCTGCTCATATTGTTCACTAGTTATTGAGTGCCTTGGTGGGTTATACGTTTCAGAAACTGTCAGTGAACCATCCCAGTCCTCTATGCTTATATTGGTAGCTTGTAAGtgatcttttgaatatttatttagttcGTGATGCTTGATTGTCGGCTTAATAATAATTGCAGATCCTTCGTGTACCGTGTCATCTGGATGATTTGTGCAGTAGATTCTATAGATAGATTGTTTAAAATAGTAGCGATGTGTAAAATGGTTTTCAGAAACAAGCATGATATCTATATTACGGTTTATAATGAAGGCTTTTACTCCCGTTGGATATTTTGCTAACTCGTTGGCATTCCATACAGCTGTTTTAAGCAacttaattattttgttaatttggtACACAAGATTTAGTTTTATAGTTGTTCCCATCtgttctataagattttttaccATGTTTTTAAGTTCATCTATATCATTCGTATTCCGGTCAAAACATGCAAGTAATTTGGAGGCTTCAAAGAACATTAAGACACGATAGAAAACTCATTTCCCCACTACACGGAAACAGAAAAGGGAATCGTCTAGTCTGTGGAAGATAAAGCCAAGGTGATGATGAGGACTCTCGAGAGGGAATGTACACTGAATTATCACCAAGACGAAGACATATACCTTATCGAAGAAATCGAAGAAACAGAACAAAAACGCATAACAAACGCAATACTAAGATACAGGCTCTTCCCGAACCGATGGAAGAAAGCCTACGTAATCATGATACCGAAGCTAGGAAAGAACAATACATTTCCACAGGACGATTAGCGTAGTTCCACTAGCTAGCAAGATAGTAGAACAAGTCATTCAAACCAGACTCTAATCACAGACAGACAGGCTAGGATTAATTCCAAAAGCACTTGTCCGATTCAGAGCTCAACATTCCAAcgaactacaagtactcagacttaCAGAGTATATAGCAGCTGGATTTAACAAGCAATATACAGGAACAGTCTTCCTGCatgtaagcaaagccttcgacaaagTGTGGCATGACTGAACGACCGGAGGTTAGGG includes these proteins:
- the LOC140450335 gene encoding 10 kDa heat shock protein, mitochondrial-like, translating into MSAAAKIARAANIKKITPLLNRVLIKKAEAETHTEGGIILPDKTNVKVQRGTVVAVGPGIRTESGHIVPVNVNTGDEVILADYGGTKIELAKDEVYFMYRDHDILAKLTD